One segment of Leeia aquatica DNA contains the following:
- the lpxB gene encoding lipid-A-disaccharide synthase has protein sequence MVDTRPFTIALVAGEASGDLLGGHLLAALKERFPQARFVGIGGPRMISQGMESWWPQEKLAVRGYVEVLKHYREIVGIRKALRQRLLREPPDVFIGIDAPDFNLDLELALKRRGIPTIHYVSPSIWAWRGKRIHKIKRAVSHMLALFPFEPALYQAEQVPVTYVGHPLADVLPMQPKQGEMREQMRIGPNRPVFALLPGSRQSEVALHANLFVETVKRIADEIPEALFLVPLATRETRQRFEQAVYKCGAADRDIQLMYGHAHDAMIAADVVLVASGTATLEAALLKRPMVITYKLSRLSWWLMTRKMYLPYVGLPNILCKEFVVPELLQKEATPERLATELLRQYRDKTFREALVERFTTLHQLLRQNTSERAADAVATVLDSRA, from the coding sequence ATGGTCGACACACGGCCTTTTACCATTGCACTGGTTGCGGGTGAAGCTTCGGGCGACCTGCTCGGTGGTCACCTGCTGGCGGCGCTGAAAGAGCGATTTCCGCAGGCCCGTTTTGTGGGCATTGGTGGACCACGCATGATCAGCCAAGGCATGGAAAGCTGGTGGCCACAGGAAAAACTGGCCGTGCGCGGTTATGTAGAGGTGCTGAAGCATTACCGCGAAATCGTTGGCATCCGCAAGGCCCTGCGCCAGCGCTTGCTGCGTGAGCCGCCGGATGTGTTCATCGGCATTGACGCGCCGGACTTCAACCTGGATCTGGAGCTGGCGCTGAAGAGGCGTGGCATCCCCACCATTCACTACGTCAGCCCCTCTATCTGGGCCTGGCGTGGCAAGCGCATTCACAAAATCAAGCGGGCGGTCAGCCACATGCTGGCCCTGTTCCCGTTTGAGCCTGCGCTGTATCAGGCCGAGCAGGTGCCGGTAACCTATGTCGGTCACCCGCTTGCCGATGTGCTGCCCATGCAGCCCAAACAAGGCGAGATGCGGGAACAAATGCGTATTGGGCCCAACCGTCCGGTATTTGCCCTGCTGCCAGGCAGTCGGCAGAGCGAAGTGGCGCTGCATGCCAATCTGTTTGTTGAAACCGTCAAGCGGATTGCAGATGAGATTCCGGAGGCCCTGTTTCTGGTGCCGCTGGCGACACGGGAAACCCGGCAGCGGTTTGAGCAGGCCGTCTACAAGTGCGGTGCCGCGGATCGGGACATCCAGCTGATGTACGGTCATGCGCATGATGCCATGATTGCCGCCGACGTGGTCTTGGTGGCGAGTGGCACCGCCACGCTGGAGGCGGCCTTGCTCAAGCGCCCCATGGTGATTACCTACAAGCTGTCGCGCCTCTCCTGGTGGTTGATGACCCGCAAGATGTACCTCCCTTATGTGGGGCTGCCCAATATCCTGTGCAAGGAGTTTGTGGTGCCGGAGCTGTTGCAGAAAGAGGCGACACCGGAACGACTGGCCACCGAGCTGCTGCGGCAGTATCGGGACAAAACCTTCCGCGAGGCGCTGGTCGAGCGGTTTACCACCCTGCATCAGCTGCTGCGGCAAAACACCTCCGAGCGTGCTGCTGATGCGGTGGCTACCGTACTGGATAGCCGCGCATGA
- the rnhB gene encoding ribonuclease HII, translated as MTLWVCGVDEAGRGPLAGAVFAAAVILDPARPIEGLADSKKLTATRREHLAVLIRERALAWAIASSSVAEIDQLNILHASLLAMSRAVAQLQPAASHALIDGNRVPKLAIPATAIVKGDALEPAISAASILAKTARDAELCALHQSYPQYGFAAHKGYPTAEHLAAIREHGVLREHRRSFAPVREVLMHGKGQAVFEF; from the coding sequence ATGACGCTGTGGGTGTGCGGTGTCGACGAAGCCGGGCGGGGGCCGCTGGCCGGGGCCGTGTTTGCGGCGGCGGTGATTCTGGACCCCGCTCGCCCGATCGAGGGTCTGGCGGACTCCAAAAAATTGACCGCCACCCGACGCGAACATCTGGCGGTATTGATTCGTGAGCGGGCATTGGCTTGGGCCATTGCCTCATCCAGCGTGGCGGAGATTGACCAGCTGAACATCCTGCACGCCAGCCTGCTGGCCATGAGCCGGGCGGTGGCGCAGCTGCAGCCTGCGGCCAGCCATGCCCTGATTGACGGTAACCGTGTCCCTAAATTGGCGATTCCAGCGACGGCCATCGTCAAGGGGGATGCGCTGGAGCCTGCGATTTCGGCGGCCTCCATTCTGGCCAAGACAGCGCGTGATGCCGAGCTGTGCGCCTTGCACCAGAGCTACCCGCAATATGGTTTTGCTGCACACAAAGGTTACCCGACCGCTGAACACCTGGCAGCGATTCGCGAGCACGGTGTCTTGCGCGAACACCGCCGCAGCTTTGCGCCGGTACGGGAGGTACTGATGCATGGTAAGGGACAGGCGGTGTTCGAGTTTTGA